The stretch of DNA TCGGGCCTTCGGGCTGCGGCAAATCCACCTTCCTGCGCTGTTTCAACCGCATGAACGACACGATCCCGGCCGCCCGTGTCGAAGGTTCGATCGAACTCGAAGGCGAGAACATCCTGGGCGATGCGATGGACGTGGTGCAGCTGCGCGCCCGGGTCGGCATGGTGTTCCAAAAGCCCAACCCCTTCCCCAAGTCGATCTACGACAACATCGCCTACGGCCCCAAGATCCACGGGTTGGCCGAAAAGAAGGCCGATCTCGACGTGATCGTCGAACGCTCGCTGACGCGCGCCGGGCTTTGGGACGAGGTCAAGGACCGGCTTAACGATTCGGGCACGGCGCTGTCGGGCGGCCAGCAGCAGCGCCTGTGCATCGCGCGCGCCATCGCGGTCGACCCCGAGGTCATACTGATGGACGAGCCCGCCTCGGCATTGGACCCCATCGCCACGGCCAAGATCGAAGAACTGATCGACGAACTCTCGGGCCGCTACGCCATCGTCATCGTGACCCA from Erythrobacter sp. encodes:
- the pstB gene encoding phosphate ABC transporter ATP-binding protein PstB, with the protein product MEDESAKMKARGVSVYYGDKKAIDDVSIDISPDYVTAFIGPSGCGKSTFLRCFNRMNDTIPAARVEGSIELEGENILGDAMDVVQLRARVGMVFQKPNPFPKSIYDNIAYGPKIHGLAEKKADLDVIVERSLTRAGLWDEVKDRLNDSGTALSGGQQQRLCIARAIAVDPEVILMDEPASALDPIATAKIEELIDELSGRYAIVIVTHSMQQAARVSQRTAFFHLGKMVEYGPTSDIFTNPIEERTKDYITGRYG